A window of Bradyrhizobium sp. AZCC 1610 contains these coding sequences:
- a CDS encoding tyrosine-type recombinase/integrase: MRRWVRTGAIDSHFVEFNGAAVKSVKSGFRSAVGLAKLSTEAGKVTPHTLRHTAATWLMQRGADPWKAAGFLGMSVEVLLDTYGHHHPEFLREAAAAITTKPSKNIVSGVDRGVDLAAYRERRRKA; encoded by the coding sequence ATGCGCCGCTGGGTCAGGACAGGCGCCATCGACTCGCACTTTGTCGAGTTCAACGGCGCGGCGGTCAAATCCGTCAAGTCGGGGTTCCGAAGCGCCGTTGGACTCGCCAAGCTATCCACGGAAGCTGGCAAGGTCACTCCGCATACCTTGAGGCACACGGCCGCGACCTGGCTGATGCAGCGGGGCGCAGATCCGTGGAAAGCGGCGGGTTTTCTCGGGATGTCGGTCGAGGTGTTGCTTGATACCTATGGCCACCATCACCCGGAGTTCTTGCGCGAGGCGGCCGCCGCCATCACGACGAAACCAAGCAAGAACATCGTATCTGGGGTTGATCGCGGGGTTGACTTGGCCGCCTATCGTGAAAGAAGACGAAAAGCGTAA